A region of Bacillus cabrialesii DNA encodes the following proteins:
- a CDS encoding alpha/beta fold hydrolase, translating to MPYITLEDQTRLYYETHGSGTPILFIHGVLMSGQFFHKQFSALSGNYQCIRLDLRGHGESDKVLHGHTISQYARDVSEFLKAMELDRAVLAGWSMGAFVVWDYFNQFGNDNIQAAVIIDQSASDYQWEGWEHGPFDFEGLKTAMHAIQTDPLPFYKSFIHNMFAETPAETETEWMLAEILKQPAAISSTILFNQTAVDYRGTLQNINVPTLLCFGEDRKFFSTAAGEHLRSNIPSSTLVTFSRSSHCPFLEEPDAFNSTLLSFLDGMIGKP from the coding sequence ATGCCTTACATCACATTAGAAGATCAGACACGACTGTATTATGAAACGCACGGGAGCGGCACACCGATCCTGTTTATACACGGTGTGCTGATGAGCGGACAATTTTTCCACAAGCAATTTTCAGCACTCTCTGGCAATTATCAGTGTATTCGTCTCGACCTTAGAGGACACGGCGAATCTGACAAAGTGCTTCACGGACATACGATTTCCCAATATGCCCGTGACGTAAGCGAATTTCTAAAAGCAATGGAGCTCGATCGCGCCGTGCTTGCCGGCTGGTCAATGGGCGCTTTCGTTGTATGGGATTATTTCAATCAATTTGGGAATGATAACATACAAGCCGCGGTGATTATCGATCAATCCGCTTCCGACTATCAATGGGAGGGCTGGGAACACGGCCCGTTTGATTTTGAAGGTTTAAAAACGGCGATGCATGCCATTCAGACTGACCCGCTTCCATTCTACAAAAGCTTCATCCATAATATGTTCGCCGAAACGCCTGCTGAGACAGAAACAGAATGGATGCTGGCAGAAATCCTCAAACAGCCGGCTGCCATTTCAAGCACGATTTTATTTAATCAAACGGCTGTTGATTACCGCGGCACTCTTCAAAACATCAATGTGCCGACATTGCTGTGCTTTGGGGAAGACCGCAAATTTTTCTCTACAGCAGCCGGGGAACACTTGCGCAGCAATATTCCAAGCTCGACGCTCGTCACCTTTTCTAGAAGCAGCCATTGCCCGTTTTTAGAAGAGCCCGACGCATTTAACAGCACCCTCCTCTCCTTTTTAGACGGGATGATTGGAAAGCCATAA
- the cotA gene encoding outer spore coat copper-dependent laccase CotA yields MTLEKFADALPIPDTLKPVQQSKEKTYYEVTMEECTHQLHRDLPPTRLWGYNGLFPGPTIEVKRNENVYVKWMNNLPSTHFLPIDHTIHHSDSQHEEPEVKTVVHLHGGVTPDDSDGYPEAWFSKDFEQTGPYFKREVYHYPNQQRGAILWYHDHAMALTRLNVYAGLIGAYIIHDPKEKRLKLPSGEYDVPLLITDRTINEDGSLFYPSGPENPSPSLPNPSIVPAFCGETILVNGKVWPYLEVEPRKYRFRVINASNTRTYNLSLDNGGEFIQIGSDGGLLPRSVKLTSFSLAPAERYDIIIDFTAYEGQSIILANSAGCGGDVNPETDANIMQFKVTKPLAQKDESRKPKYLASYPSVQNERIQNIRTLKLAGTQDEYGRPVLLLNNKRWHDPVTEAPKAGTTEIWSIINPTRGTHPIHLHLVSFRVIDRRPFDIARYQESGALSYTGPAVPPPPSEKGWKDTIQAHAGEVLRIAATFGPYSGRYVWHCHILEHEDYDMMRPMDITDPHK; encoded by the coding sequence ATGACACTTGAAAAATTTGCGGATGCTCTCCCAATCCCAGATACACTAAAGCCGGTACAGCAATCAAAAGAAAAGACATACTACGAAGTCACCATGGAAGAATGCACTCATCAGCTCCACCGCGATCTTCCTCCGACCCGCCTGTGGGGCTACAACGGCTTATTTCCGGGGCCTACCATTGAGGTCAAAAGAAATGAAAACGTATATGTGAAATGGATGAATAACCTGCCTTCAACGCATTTCCTTCCGATTGATCACACCATTCATCACAGTGACAGCCAGCATGAAGAGCCCGAGGTAAAGACTGTTGTTCATTTACACGGAGGCGTCACGCCTGATGATAGTGACGGGTATCCGGAGGCCTGGTTTTCCAAAGACTTTGAACAAACAGGCCCTTATTTCAAAAGAGAGGTTTATCATTATCCGAATCAGCAGCGCGGTGCTATTTTGTGGTATCACGATCACGCCATGGCGCTCACCAGGCTGAATGTGTATGCCGGACTTATTGGCGCTTATATCATTCACGATCCAAAGGAAAAACGATTAAAGCTGCCTTCCGGCGAATACGACGTACCGCTTCTTATCACAGACCGCACGATCAACGAGGATGGCTCTTTGTTTTATCCAAGTGGACCGGAAAACCCTTCCCCGTCACTGCCTAACCCCTCAATCGTTCCGGCTTTTTGCGGAGAAACCATACTCGTCAACGGAAAAGTATGGCCATACTTGGAGGTCGAACCGAGGAAATACCGCTTCCGCGTCATCAACGCCTCCAATACGAGAACCTATAACCTGTCACTCGATAATGGCGGGGAATTTATTCAGATTGGTTCAGACGGCGGGCTCCTGCCGCGCTCTGTTAAATTGACCTCTTTCAGTCTTGCGCCCGCTGAACGTTACGATATCATCATTGACTTCACAGCCTATGAAGGGCAATCGATCATTTTGGCAAACAGCGCTGGCTGCGGCGGTGACGTCAACCCTGAAACAGATGCGAATATCATGCAATTCAAAGTCACAAAACCATTGGCACAAAAAGACGAAAGCAGAAAGCCAAAGTATCTCGCCTCATACCCTTCAGTACAGAATGAAAGAATACAAAACATCAGAACACTGAAACTGGCAGGCACCCAGGATGAATACGGCAGACCTGTCCTTCTTCTCAATAACAAGCGCTGGCACGACCCTGTCACAGAAGCGCCAAAAGCCGGCACAACTGAAATATGGTCCATTATCAATCCGACGCGCGGAACACATCCGATTCACCTGCATCTGGTCTCCTTCCGTGTGATAGACCGGCGCCCGTTTGATATCGCGCGCTATCAAGAAAGCGGGGCATTATCCTATACCGGCCCGGCTGTTCCGCCGCCCCCAAGTGAAAAGGGCTGGAAAGACACCATTCAGGCTCACGCCGGGGAAGTCCTGAGAATCGCGGCGACATTCGGGCCGTACAGCGGACGCTACGTATGGCACTGCCATATTCTTGAGCATGAAGACTATGACATGATGAGACCGATGGATATAACGGACCCCCATAAATAA
- a CDS encoding DUF4003 family protein, with amino-acid sequence MLTNDLNEKTRQYISIYAELKSKLKWKVAHDQILMLISSAYIVNKREFDFQRFYDLSSYIKSNIGSFSTLNSHHRFTVASILDIHFQQEAKQAFLTFIDRYNEMVRLGYKRDIFTYLSALILLTGKSETANHKEQMNMGLAVYQQMKKNHYFLTSTQNTPLAVLMAENGQGLQALNKAEACYRQLAAGEFRKGHHLHQTSHILALHTEKDAETLVLQCRKLFQTITASHKKPKDIHYPDLALLAFLEEPDIKTVLTITHELNQEKRFKWQKEMNFKIAVSLYLSEHLEKNLLMESGLYTAIETAIQAQQAAATAVIVSSTAASHSHDGN; translated from the coding sequence ATGCTGACAAACGACCTAAATGAAAAAACAAGGCAATACATTTCCATTTATGCCGAATTAAAATCAAAATTAAAATGGAAAGTTGCACACGATCAGATATTAATGCTCATTTCTTCTGCATATATTGTGAATAAAAGAGAGTTTGATTTTCAGCGCTTCTATGATTTGAGCAGCTATATTAAATCAAACATCGGCAGCTTCTCAACACTCAATTCACATCACCGCTTTACTGTTGCTTCCATTCTGGACATTCATTTTCAGCAGGAAGCCAAACAAGCATTTCTTACTTTTATTGACAGATACAACGAGATGGTGAGGCTTGGATACAAACGGGACATTTTCACGTACCTTTCCGCTCTGATCTTGCTCACCGGCAAATCTGAAACGGCAAACCATAAAGAACAAATGAACATGGGGCTTGCTGTTTATCAGCAGATGAAGAAAAATCATTATTTTCTCACTTCAACTCAGAATACTCCGCTTGCTGTATTAATGGCCGAGAATGGGCAAGGATTACAGGCGCTGAATAAAGCGGAAGCGTGCTATCGGCAGCTGGCGGCTGGCGAATTTCGCAAAGGCCATCACTTACATCAAACCAGCCACATCCTTGCCCTGCACACTGAAAAAGACGCTGAAACGCTTGTCTTGCAATGCAGAAAGCTGTTCCAAACCATCACTGCATCTCACAAAAAACCAAAGGATATTCACTACCCTGATCTTGCCCTGCTCGCATTTCTGGAAGAACCTGATATCAAAACCGTTCTGACCATCACACACGAGCTGAACCAAGAAAAACGGTTCAAATGGCAAAAAGAAATGAACTTCAAAATTGCTGTCAGCCTATATCTCAGTGAGCATCTGGAGAAAAATCTGCTGATGGAATCCGGGCTATACACAGCTATCGAAACAGCCATACAGGCACAGCAGGCAGCCGCGACAGCTGTCATCGTCAGTTCAACAGCAGCCAGTCATTCTCATGACGGAAACTAG
- a CDS encoding cold-shock protein, with amino-acid sequence MSYYNKRNQEPLPKEDVSTWECTKEDCNGWTRKNFASSDTPLCPLCGSKMVDGIRSLVNLQNNSQTKTS; translated from the coding sequence ATGTCTTACTATAACAAACGTAATCAAGAACCGCTGCCTAAAGAAGATGTGAGTACTTGGGAATGCACAAAAGAAGACTGTAACGGCTGGACCCGAAAAAACTTCGCCAGCAGTGATACGCCATTGTGTCCTTTGTGCGGAAGCAAAATGGTCGACGGCATCCGTTCATTAGTGAATCTCCAAAACAACAGTCAAACGAAAACAAGCTAG